GGAGGCGGCGCCGCACTGAAACAACCGTTGTCGACGCCGTGGGATGTGACCTGGTGGATCGATCGGGTCGTGATCGCGATGGCCGGCACCCACCAGCTGTGGGCACTACACCTCGCGACCGAGCCCGAGGACAACACCGTCGCCGTGCTGGCCGGTACGTCCGCCGAGGGCATCCGCGACGGTCTGGCCCACGACGCCTGGCTGGCGCAACCCTCCGGACTCGCGACCGCGGCGGATGGGAGTCGGGTCTGGATCGCCGACGCGGAGACCTCGGCACTGCGCTCCCTCACCCTGTCCGATGACGGGTTCGTCCTGAGCACCCATGTGGGACAGGGCCTGTTCGACTTCGGCCACGTCGACGGGCCTGCTCAACAAGCCCTGTTGCAGCACCCGTTGGGTGTCACCGAGTTGCCGGACGGCAGCGTGGCGATCGCCGACACCTACAACGGTGCGATTCGACGGTACGACCCTGCCAGCGGCGAAGTCAGCACGCTCGCAACGGGTTTGGCTGAGCCGAGCGACGTCCTCTTCGCCGACCAGCTGCTCGTGGTGGAGTCGGGCGCTCACCGGGTGGTCGCCGTACCTGTTCCGAAGGACGCTCAGCGGCTGGTAGGTGAAGCGCACACCACGACGCGACCAGCGACGCCCCTTGCGTCAGGTGCGGTCAGGTTGACCATCGCCTTCACCCCACCGCGGGGGCAGAAGCTCGATTACCGGTACGGCGATCCGACCCAACTCATGGTGTCGGCGACTCCCGAGGCCCTCCTGCGAGGCGGTGGCGGCACTGGTGAAGGTCTGAGTCGCGAACTCGTGCTCGACCCCGCGGTCGGCGACGGCACGCTACACATCTCGGTGCGGGCGGCCGCCTGCGACGGGGACAGTGAACACGCGGCCTGCCATCTGTACCAACAGGATTGGGGGATCCCGGTGGTGCTCGACGACACCGCTGCCGCGGAGTTGCGACTGGACCTGCGCGGGGTGTGAGTCAGGACAGTCGCTGTGCGCTGAGCACCTTGAGCAGGGCGGGTGCGGCGAGTCGGGCCTGCGCATCGGTGAGGGTGGCCTCCACGATGCGCTGACCTTCGGCTGCCACCAACTGGGCGACCGGACCGCCGTCGGTGGCGGCACCGCTGCTAGCGGTACCGAGCACAGCGCCCTGAGCATCGAGCAGGATCTGGATCTTCGGCATGACAGTTCTCTCCTATGAAGTGGTGATGGCTGAGGGGCGTGGTGGCTCAGAAGCCGCCACCACGCCACTGGAAGGCGACCGGCTGGCTACCGTCGTTGCGGACGGTGGCGTAGTAGGTCAGGTGGCCGTTGGCATCGAGGCCCTCGGCGATGTTGACGGTGGTGAGTTCCCCTGAGGCTCCGAGGGGTTCGGCTTGGATGAGTTGTGGTCCGACGTCGCCGTTGCCGCCCCACGAGAACCACCAGCCCAACGAGGCTCCGGGTGCGATCGTGCCGCCTGAGACAGTCCATGACATGGTCTTGCTCCTTCTGTGTTGATGTCCGCGGCTCAGCGGCCGCCGCCCCGCCACTGGAAGTGGACGGCGGTGGGCCCGTCGTTGCGGACGGTTGCGTGGTACGTCAGGTGCCCGTTGCTGTCCAGGCTCTCGGCGTTGGCGATGGTTGTCAGTTGCCCTGAGGGTTCGACCGGTTCGGCCTGGATCAGTTGGGGCCCAGCGTCACCGGTCCCGCCGAAGCTGAACCACCAGTCCTGGGATGCACCGGCAGCAACCGAGCCGAAGCCGGACAACCACCAGGAGCTGGGCCGGTACCAGAGGTCGACTTCACCGGCGCCAGTGACCTTCTCGTTGACGATGACGCAATGCTGGCCGATGTCGGTCACGGCGTTGTTCACAGTCCAGAGGAAGTCGGGAGCGGTTGAGCCGCAACGCAGTTCGATGTTGCGCAGAGCCGTCATCGCAACGTCGGGGTAGTCCGACTCGCTCTGCGCGCCGTACACCTCCAGCGTCTCGTTGCACCAGGTGAGTTCCTGGATGTTGAAGACCGGCAGATTGGTGTTAGGGATCCCGGTGAAGGAGCAGCCGTAGTTGTAGCCGTTCCCCCGTTTGCGGCCGCGCACCATGACACCGGTGAGGACGTCACCCACGTTCACGTCAACCAGGGTGGAGTGGAAACTCTGACCGGTCGATCCATCGGCGTACCAACTGGCCACCGACCATTTCGAACCACCGCCCGCTGCCGACGGACCCCACTGCAGGACAGGCTGGTAGATCATCGTGGAGTTCTGGATCCCGTTGAACAAGAAGACGGTCTGGCCGTGATCGGTCCGCGGCGCGGGCGGTACGGTCCACGTCGTCGAGAAGCGGGACACCGGCGTACCCGTGTCGTTGGTCCAGGAGGCGTAGGTGATCCATCCCTCGCCGAGCGCAGGCACAACCTTCTTGTTGCGACCCGCGGCCCGGGACAGCAGGTCTGCGCGCATCCGTAGGCTCTCGACCGATGCGCGGGGCTGTAGTGGGCGCCCGGGCGGATGCAGCGGTTCTGGGCCGCAATCGATGGTGTGCTGGCCCTTGTCATCGACCAGCCGGAGTCGGCC
The window above is part of the Branchiibius hedensis genome. Proteins encoded here:
- a CDS encoding NHL domain-containing thioredoxin family protein; this translates as MVLKLRAPELIGRGWLNTGGRSLSLAQLRGKIVVLDFWTFCCVNCLHVLDELRPVEEKYADELVLIGVHSPKFAHEADPDALVAAVERYGVHHPVLDDPDLTTWQAYTARAWPTLVVIDPEGAIVASMSGEGHAGGLTDLIEELIVEHRAKGTLRQGDSPYVAPAPTNTPLRFPGKIVAHPDGSFLVSDTAHHEVVWFEPDVLTERARFGGFNEPQGLLVLPAEVAARVGYDVVVADSVHHQIRSIRLSDGHIQILAGTGEQLRERSGGGAALKQPLSTPWDVTWWIDRVVIAMAGTHQLWALHLATEPEDNTVAVLAGTSAEGIRDGLAHDAWLAQPSGLATAADGSRVWIADAETSALRSLTLSDDGFVLSTHVGQGLFDFGHVDGPAQQALLQHPLGVTELPDGSVAIADTYNGAIRRYDPASGEVSTLATGLAEPSDVLFADQLLVVESGAHRVVAVPVPKDAQRLVGEAHTTTRPATPLASGAVRLTIAFTPPRGQKLDYRYGDPTQLMVSATPEALLRGGGGTGEGLSRELVLDPAVGDGTLHISVRAAACDGDSEHAACHLYQQDWGIPVVLDDTAAAELRLDLRGV